A genomic window from Methanomassiliicoccus luminyensis B10 includes:
- a CDS encoding ABC transporter ATP-binding protein, with translation MSSTSTETVLSGRELSKTYGNMFTRGNIHALDKASFEVRRGEICGLVGPNGAGKSTMLKLIMGIEPKSGGSIDMNGLDPRTALGYVPERPTFLEDLSAYYNVLYIARLNNVPDPEGTSRKLIDEFGLKGRGDDPVSSYSKGMKQRLAIARAVVHQPTVLLMDEPFSGLDPGMMIELRGLLKGLKSKGMAMLLSSHELNEINQLCDSILFIKSGRILKKEGFGPSEERMTMQLVLASPNAGVVDALARWGQGTVSPDGMIITKEVARDEVPDIVAAAVNAGGRVMEYRTAQRKAEDMYAEIYLQEAKA, from the coding sequence ATGTCCTCCACCAGTACTGAGACCGTGCTCTCCGGCCGGGAGCTGTCCAAGACCTATGGCAACATGTTCACCCGAGGGAACATCCACGCTCTTGACAAAGCGTCCTTCGAGGTCCGCCGGGGAGAGATCTGCGGCCTGGTGGGGCCGAACGGGGCGGGCAAGAGCACCATGCTCAAGCTCATCATGGGCATCGAACCCAAGTCGGGCGGCTCCATTGACATGAACGGCCTGGACCCGCGGACCGCCCTCGGGTACGTGCCGGAAAGGCCCACCTTCCTGGAGGACCTCTCGGCCTACTACAATGTCCTATACATCGCCCGGCTCAACAACGTCCCCGATCCGGAAGGGACCAGCAGGAAGCTCATCGACGAGTTCGGGCTGAAGGGCCGCGGCGATGATCCCGTGTCCTCGTACTCCAAGGGGATGAAGCAGCGCCTGGCCATCGCGCGGGCGGTGGTGCACCAGCCCACCGTGCTGCTCATGGACGAACCCTTCTCCGGCCTGGATCCGGGGATGATGATCGAGCTCCGCGGACTGCTGAAGGGCCTGAAGTCGAAGGGCATGGCCATGCTGCTGTCCTCCCACGAGCTCAACGAGATCAACCAGCTGTGCGATTCCATACTGTTCATCAAATCAGGCAGGATCCTCAAGAAGGAAGGCTTCGGTCCCTCGGAGGAGCGGATGACCATGCAGCTCGTATTGGCCTCCCCGAACGCCGGAGTGGTGGACGCCCTGGCGCGGTGGGGGCAGGGGACGGTATCCCCGGACGGAATGATAATTACCAAGGAAGTGGCGAGGGACGAGGTCCCCGACATCGTGGCCGCGGCGGTGAACGCCGGCGGCCGCGTCATGGAGTACCGCACCGCCCAGAGGAAGGCGGAGGACATGTACGCCGAGATCTATCTGCAGGAGGCCAAGGCATGA
- a CDS encoding ABC transporter permease, with product MSEFSTHLRKDAKLLTTDSLFVVLLVLLAIISFIIALTTSTSYVWSQTRGSSVITQAIMEENQKTALISYWISIGTILMALFSAVAAMAMSVEKDSGMSKYILTFKVRKPLFYLSKLLVLTVLVLAAMGISLAAYLIVFSFMDVPMLDIGSLAASMLFPMLGMLVFASLGLALSTLTSKKGAVIALAVVLFLAMTSISSVSMSLGVNAALDVNPEAGPNNYTAYMPWGYKLLIYGNPVILAQGTSYALGVDTGSSYSLILFDTAGGVALGLGFFVAFVVLGMLSFSRERTERGLIYSMRDRFSRLKRT from the coding sequence ATGAGCGAGTTCAGCACCCATCTGCGCAAGGACGCGAAGCTGCTGACCACCGACTCGCTGTTCGTGGTCCTCCTGGTACTGCTGGCCATAATATCGTTCATCATCGCCCTCACCACCTCGACCTCCTATGTTTGGAGCCAGACTCGCGGGAGCAGCGTGATCACGCAGGCGATAATGGAGGAGAACCAGAAGACGGCGCTGATAAGCTACTGGATCTCCATCGGCACCATACTCATGGCATTGTTCTCGGCCGTCGCTGCCATGGCCATGAGCGTGGAGAAGGACAGCGGGATGAGCAAGTACATCCTGACGTTCAAGGTGCGCAAGCCCCTGTTCTATCTGAGCAAGCTCCTGGTGCTGACGGTGCTGGTGCTGGCGGCCATGGGCATATCCCTGGCTGCCTACCTCATCGTGTTCTCGTTCATGGACGTGCCCATGCTGGACATCGGCAGCCTGGCCGCTTCGATGCTGTTCCCCATGCTGGGCATGCTGGTCTTCGCCTCCCTGGGGCTGGCGCTCTCGACCCTTACCAGCAAGAAGGGGGCCGTGATCGCCCTGGCGGTGGTGCTGTTCCTGGCCATGACCTCCATATCCTCGGTCTCCATGTCCCTGGGCGTCAACGCCGCGCTGGACGTCAATCCGGAGGCGGGGCCGAACAATTACACCGCATACATGCCATGGGGGTACAAGCTGCTCATCTACGGCAACCCGGTGATACTGGCGCAGGGGACCAGCTATGCGTTGGGCGTCGATACGGGCTCCTCGTACTCCCTCATATTGTTCGATACCGCGGGAGGGGTGGCGCTGGGCCTCGGCTTCTTCGTCGCCTTCGTCGTCCTGGGCATGCTGTCGTTCTCCCGGGAGCGCACCGAGCGCGGGTTGATCTACAGCATGCGGGACAGGTTCTCGAGGCTCAAAAGGACCTGA
- the acsC gene encoding acetyl-CoA decarbonylase/synthase complex subunit gamma, translating to MPTAIEIFKFLPKTNCGKCGFPTCLAFAMQLANQKVKLADCPYVSDEAKAKLEASSAPPIRLITIGAGENKVELGEETELYRHEKKFFHPTRYAVVISDAASGEEIAKKLGRVAALKFERVGQVLRMDMVGVRNDSGDAFKFASAVKGVASSTDLPLVLMSDSPDAMKAAVAAVKERKPLLYAASSSSLDAMASVAKEAKCPLAIRDKDLNMLASLVEKAKAAGVEDMMLDLEPESLQQLLEKNTIVRKNAVKKTFRGLGYPIVTNATGDRKALLRALVSTMKYGGVVLLDDLDPAHAIPLFVLRQNIYTDPQVPIQVKAGLYPIGDPRENAPIIFTTNFSLTYFTVAADIEKSKVPAWLLVVDTEGLSVLTAFSAGKLTTDTVAEALAETGARDRNKRGILIIPGMVSRMSGKLGEATGMKVVVGPKESSGIPKLLKSL from the coding sequence ATGCCGACCGCCATCGAGATCTTCAAGTTCCTGCCGAAGACCAACTGCGGGAAGTGCGGCTTCCCCACGTGCCTGGCGTTCGCCATGCAGCTCGCCAACCAGAAGGTGAAGCTGGCTGACTGCCCCTACGTGTCCGATGAGGCCAAGGCCAAGCTGGAAGCCTCCTCCGCGCCGCCCATCCGGCTCATCACCATCGGGGCAGGAGAGAACAAGGTCGAGCTGGGCGAGGAGACCGAGCTGTACCGCCACGAGAAGAAGTTCTTCCACCCCACCCGCTACGCCGTGGTCATATCCGACGCGGCGTCCGGGGAAGAGATCGCCAAGAAGCTCGGGCGCGTGGCCGCGCTGAAGTTCGAGAGGGTCGGGCAGGTGCTCCGCATGGACATGGTGGGGGTGAGGAACGATTCCGGGGATGCTTTCAAGTTCGCTTCCGCCGTGAAGGGGGTCGCGTCCTCCACCGACCTGCCGCTGGTGCTGATGTCCGATTCGCCGGACGCCATGAAGGCCGCCGTTGCCGCGGTGAAGGAGAGGAAGCCGCTGCTGTATGCTGCCTCGTCATCGAGCCTCGACGCCATGGCCTCCGTGGCCAAGGAGGCGAAGTGCCCCCTGGCGATCAGGGACAAGGACCTGAATATGCTCGCTTCCCTGGTGGAGAAGGCCAAGGCCGCCGGGGTCGAGGACATGATGCTCGACCTGGAGCCGGAAAGCCTGCAGCAGCTTCTGGAGAAGAACACCATCGTGCGCAAGAACGCGGTGAAGAAGACCTTCCGCGGGCTCGGATATCCGATAGTCACCAATGCCACCGGCGACCGGAAAGCGCTGCTCAGGGCGCTGGTGTCCACGATGAAGTACGGCGGCGTGGTGCTGCTGGACGACCTCGACCCGGCGCACGCCATCCCCCTGTTCGTGCTGCGGCAGAACATCTACACCGATCCGCAGGTGCCCATCCAGGTCAAGGCGGGGCTCTATCCCATCGGCGATCCCAGGGAGAACGCGCCGATAATATTCACCACCAACTTCTCCCTGACCTACTTCACCGTGGCCGCGGACATCGAGAAGAGCAAGGTGCCCGCGTGGCTGCTGGTGGTGGATACCGAGGGGCTGTCGGTGCTGACGGCGTTCTCGGCCGGCAAGCTCACCACCGATACTGTGGCGGAGGCGCTCGCGGAGACCGGGGCGAGGGACCGGAACAAGAGGGGCATCCTGATCATCCCGGGGATGGTGTCCCGCATGTCCGGGAAGCTGGGGGAGGCCACCGGAATGAAGGTGGTAGTGGGGCCGAAGGAATCCTCCGGCATCCCCAAGCTGCTCAAGTCCCTGTGA
- a CDS encoding acetyl-CoA decarbonylase/synthase complex subunit delta — translation MVEVPVPKEKWSGKVGVETLGASSSEGGSRSPLTIGGEAGMPFLSYEGLGHRQLIAGEVVDTADGLIDLAVKPFGGAIGDPAAWAKKWVEEFHADIVCLKLQSTNPEGKNASPEEAAETVKKVLSAVSVPVIVYGCGSEEKDAKTMEAVSNAAPKERLLLGNAEENAYKSISAAAMANRHGIVAFSNLDINLAKQMNILLTDFGVKLDNVVMDPLMAGLGMGLEYSYSVNERIRIAALMGDRMLQMPMLCDITSSWEAREATEEDAKWGDAEERGTWWEATTGLAALVSGADILVVRSPKAAAILQDAITDLRGGK, via the coding sequence ATGGTCGAAGTACCGGTCCCCAAGGAAAAGTGGTCAGGAAAGGTAGGCGTCGAGACTCTGGGAGCATCGTCCTCCGAGGGCGGGAGCAGAAGCCCCCTGACCATTGGCGGCGAGGCGGGCATGCCCTTCCTGTCGTACGAGGGATTGGGGCACCGGCAGCTCATCGCCGGCGAGGTCGTCGACACTGCTGACGGCCTCATAGACCTCGCGGTTAAGCCGTTCGGCGGCGCGATTGGCGATCCGGCGGCCTGGGCCAAGAAGTGGGTCGAGGAGTTCCACGCCGACATCGTCTGCCTGAAGCTGCAGTCCACCAACCCCGAGGGGAAGAACGCCTCGCCGGAGGAGGCGGCGGAAACGGTAAAGAAGGTGCTCTCCGCCGTGAGCGTTCCGGTCATCGTGTACGGCTGCGGCAGCGAGGAGAAGGACGCCAAGACCATGGAAGCGGTGAGCAATGCCGCCCCCAAGGAACGGCTGCTGCTCGGCAACGCCGAGGAGAACGCCTACAAGAGCATCTCCGCCGCGGCCATGGCCAACCGCCATGGCATCGTGGCCTTCTCGAACCTCGACATAAACCTGGCGAAGCAGATGAACATCCTGCTCACGGACTTCGGGGTAAAGCTCGACAACGTGGTCATGGACCCCTTGATGGCCGGCCTGGGGATGGGGTTGGAGTACTCCTATTCCGTCAACGAGCGCATCCGCATCGCCGCGCTGATGGGCGACCGCATGCTGCAGATGCCCATGCTGTGCGACATTACCTCCTCGTGGGAAGCGAGGGAAGCGACGGAGGAGGACGCGAAGTGGGGCGACGCCGAGGAGCGGGGGACGTGGTGGGAAGCGACCACCGGCCTCGCGGCACTGGTCTCCGGGGCGGATATTCTCGTCGTGAGAAGCCCTAAGGCCGCGGCGATACTTCAGGACGCCATCACCGACCTCAGGGGAGGGAAGTGA